The Arachidicoccus terrestris genome includes the window ATGCAAATCATAACAAAGGGGCGACAGCAAACAAATCAGAAGCGCCAGCAGTGCGGCTACCTGCGGATAACGGCGCAGTCTCGTGACCCAATAAATAAGCCCATAGGCCAGTGCCGCGAAGTGCAGGATATCGCCACTGAAGAGCATCTCAAAATAACCCGGGACGCCGCGCTCAACTTGCAGCTCTACATAGACACCAGCTGGCAGGATGTTAAGCATGGCAGGCAAAACGAATTTTAGAAAATTCAGTGTGTAACCCGCCAGCAGGAGCACTCCTACTCTTTTTAGAACGTCCTTGGGGTTTTTCTCACGACCCAGCACAAAGGAGATACCCATCAGCAGCATGAAGAGCTGCGCGCCGGGGCCTTCGGCGATAAAGCGCAGGAACTGAACTAGCCAGGTATTATAAACGGTCGGCGAAGCAAAAAGCAAAACGGCATGGATCGGTGCAATAAACAGCACCGTGAAACCTCTTGTGAGGTCCAGAGATTGAATACGCATGATTAAAGATTTTTAAAGTGGTGTCTGTGGTGCGCGGGCAAGAAACTCCGTTTTGGTGATCCTATAGAGGCTGGCCATTTTATCCGACAGGTTGATCCTTTTTTGAAAGCTGAAACCGGAACGCAGGGCCAATCGGTTCGCCAGCGTATTGAGTTCATCCGGTTCGGCGTAGAGGTCGCCGGCGTAAGGATAGGCGAAGTAGGCATCCATAAAAGCGCGCAGCATCATAGTCGATAGCCCCTTAAAGGTCTGTTTTGGTGGTGCCATCAGAAAATGCAGGCCGCAGTCGGCAGAAGTCGCATTAGGGATATACCGGTCCAGTTCGCTGGTCTTCCCCTTTACCTGATAGACATCGATCTCGCAGACAGGCTTGCCGTTATAGCAACCTATCAGGATATAGGCGTTGGGATCTTGCATGGTTTCCGTCAATTGCTCCCGCAAGGTGTAGGGAGATTTTCCTTTCATTTGCCAGAAACGGGCGGAATAAGGCTGGTTGACCCAGTGGAAGATCTGGAAGACATCTTTTGCAGTAAAGCTTCGAAAGATGATTTCAGCCGGTTCCCCTCTCCCTTCGTGAGTGAAAGTTTTTTGATAGATCGGCCTTTCCGATCCATAGGTTTTTAAAAACAAGATGGGCAGTGCTTGCATGGATGCAGGATTAGGTTAAGGTATAGTTATTACGATTATAATGCCTGCAAGCTAGGCAGCAGGGAGGCTGACCATCAACCCTGAAATGATCAAAAATGAGCTTATAAAGACTTGTTTAATAGGAAATTAAGTGGTATGGAGAGGGGGAAGAAAAGAGATTCATCCCACACAAGAAACGCTCGGATGGTTCAAATTTACCCATGCCGTGGGTAAAATTTAGCCACGAAAATGATTAAAAACTCCTGAAGACTTATGACCACACAATACTGTTAGTTTAAAATATTTCATGCTACGGTATCGTGAATACCTTTAGGTGCGGTAATTTAAACTAACAAGATTCTGGGAGAGTCCAGCATGGATTTAGATGAACTATTTATTTTTGGGTCTTCTAACCAGGCCGTCGAAAGCGCTGGCGTCGTCTGTCCGTTGGTATTCTCTGATCCGGTTTTCGAAATAACTGAATTACCCCTGTTTACTTTTCAAAAAGTTGATGAACGCGCTGCAAGTGACTAACATAAATTTTGCCTCATGAAAATCAACTTTTCTATCCCCCTCCATCAAAGCATGCCTAATCCCTGCATCATCGCTGGAATAACCGTACAATGAAGAAAATGCATTCTTCATTGCGGCATGTATTTTTCCCTCCTTTCCCAACTGCGTCAATGTCGCCCCTAATGTTGCTTTCTCATCCTTCGTAAATATTTTGCACATGGATTCTACCCCAGATATGGACTCTTTAATTGAGTTTCTATAATCCGGGTTTTTCTTATTGGTTAAATGCATTAACGCGGCATTTAAGTGAGTAGAAACAGACTGATAAATATCTTTCGAAGTTACCACATCTTCAATGGCCGAGATCTCAGTTTCTGAAGTAATGGGGGTAATTATCCTATTCACAAATCGATAAGCGCTTTTCTCTCTTTGGAGAACTTGGTTCACATCCTTAACAAAGTTAGGGGTAGCAAATCTTGCTGAAAATTCAATTAAATCATATGGGTCATACCAATTTTTACCTTTAAAGAAGAAGG containing:
- a CDS encoding AbiJ-NTD4 domain-containing protein, translating into MKFSERLGYKTVREKLQYEEIDLDLKNSLWSVFLESFFNNLSEYGLNDNLYNYHRALWLDLFKHPIDTAFISEGQHVFKDELKTFLRTFFFKGKNWYDPYDLIEFSARFATPNFVKDVNQVLQREKSAYRFVNRIITPITSETEISAIEDVVTSKDIYQSVSTHLNAALMHLTNKKNPDYRNSIKESISGVESMCKIFTKDEKATLGATLTQLGKEGKIHAAMKNAFSSLYGYSSDDAGIRHALMEGDRKVDFHEAKFMLVTCSAFINFLKSKQG
- a CDS encoding GNAT family N-acetyltransferase, whose amino-acid sequence is MQALPILFLKTYGSERPIYQKTFTHEGRGEPAEIIFRSFTAKDVFQIFHWVNQPYSARFWQMKGKSPYTLREQLTETMQDPNAYILIGCYNGKPVCEIDVYQVKGKTSELDRYIPNATSADCGLHFLMAPPKQTFKGLSTMMLRAFMDAYFAYPYAGDLYAEPDELNTLANRLALRSGFSFQKRINLSDKMASLYRITKTEFLARAPQTPL